The following proteins are co-located in the Phyllostomus discolor isolate MPI-MPIP mPhyDis1 chromosome 1, mPhyDis1.pri.v3, whole genome shotgun sequence genome:
- the LOC114490330 gene encoding olfactory receptor 11H6-like, whose protein sequence is MTSEASNISHTVSEFILLGFPCRWEIQIFLFSIFFMTYILTLLGNMAIVCAVRWDHRLHTPMYILLANFSFLEICYVNSDVPNMLVNFLSQTKTISFARCLLQLYFFFSLGTTECLFLSIMAYDRFLAICRPLHYPTVMTTKFCSSLVTFCWLYGFLWFLIPVILVTQLPFCGPNVIDDFLCDLGPLLDLASACVPIPGTVLMCGTMSSLLIFATFFYIIGSYTLVLKAVMQVPSVAGRKKAFSTCSSHLAVVFLFYGSVMMTYVSPGTGQAESMQKFTTLFYSVLTPFFNPMIYSLRNKEMKEALKKVLRGS, encoded by the coding sequence ATGACCTCAGAGGCCAGTAATATTTCTCACACTGTGAGTGAATTCATCCTCTTGGGATTCCCTTGCCGCTGGGAAATAcagatctttctcttctccatatTCTTTATGACTTACATCCTGACCCTCCTTGGGAATATGGCCATCGTGTGCGCAGTGCGCTGGGACCACCGGCTCCACACTCCAATGTACATTCTGCTGGCTAACTTCTCCTTCCTGGAGATCTGCTATGTCAACTCTGATGTGCCCAACATGCTGGTCAACTTCCTCTCCCAGACCAAAACCATCTCCTTTGCTCGGTGCCTCCTCcagttgtatttcttcttctcacTGGGCAcaactgaatgtttatttctctccatCATGGCCTATGACCGGTTCCTGGCCATCTGCCGCCCCCTGCACTACCCCACTGTCATGACTACTAAGTTCTGCAGCAGCCTGGTCACCTTTTGCTGGCTGTACGGTTTCCTCTGGTTTCTGATCCCGGTGATACTTGTTACCCAGCTACCATTTTGTGGCCCAAATGTGATTGATGACTTTCTGTGTGATCTGGGTCCTCTGTTGGACCTGGCTTCAGCCTGTGTCCCAATTCCAGGGACTGTTCTCATGTGTGGCACCATGAGCTCCCTCCTCATCTTTGCCACCTTTTTCTACATTATTGGCTCCTATACCCTGGTGCTGAAGGCTGTAATGCAGGTGCCCTCAGTTGCTGGCCGGAAGAAGGCTTTTTCCACCTGCTCCTCACACCTGGctgttgtgtttttattctatGGTTCTGTCATGATGACATATGTGAGTCCAGGGACAGGGCAAGCAGAGAGTATGCAGAAGTTCACAACTTTGTTCTACTCAGTTTTGACCCCTTTTTTCAACCCTATGATCTACAGCCTTcggaataaagaaatgaaggaagccCTGAAGAAAGTTCTAAGAGGTTCCTAA